In one Lolium rigidum isolate FL_2022 chromosome 3, APGP_CSIRO_Lrig_0.1, whole genome shotgun sequence genomic region, the following are encoded:
- the LOC124700592 gene encoding zinc finger protein 1-like gives MSSSAMEALHALIPATAEHHHHHDETSAALSLSSGEESGHVLQGWAKKKRSRRHRSEEENLALCLLMLSRSGGNHRVQAPQPSLSSPAAEFRCSVCGKSFGSYQALGGHKTSHRVKQPAPPADPTAPLAPPVVATAVVAPAEPATSSTAASSDGTTTGRVHRCSICHKEFPTGQALGGHKRKHYDGGVTATATATASSNTELLAVAAAAESEVGSTGANAGSSAARAAFDLNIPAVPEFVWRPCAKGNKMMWEDEEEVQSPLAFKKPRLLTA, from the coding sequence ATGTCTTCTTCGGCCATGGAAGCGCTCCACGCCCTGATCCCGGCCACCgcagagcaccaccaccaccacgacgaGACCTCGGCGGCCCTCAGcctcagcagcggcgaggagagcGGCCACGTGCTGCAGGGCTGGGCCAAGAAGAAGCGCTCGCGCCGCCACCGCTCCGAGGAGGAGAACCTCGCGCTCTGCCTCCTCATGCTCTCCCGCAGCGGCGGAAACCACCGCGTCCAGGCGCCGCAGCCCTCGCTGTCATCGCCCGCCGCCGAGTTCAGGTGCTCCGTCTGCGGCAAGTCCTTCGGCTCCTACCAGGCGCTGGGCGGTCACAAGACGAGCCACCGGGTGAAGCAGCCGGCCCCTCCCGCCGATCCCACCGCTCCACTCGCGCCccccgtcgtcgccaccgccgtcgtgGCGCCCGCCGAGCCGGCCACGTCGTCCACCGCGGCGTCCTCCGACGGCACAACCACCGGCAGGGTCCACAGGTGCTCCATCTGCCACAAGGAGTTCCCCACCGGGCAGGCGCTCGGCGGGCACAAGCGGAAGCACTACGACGGCGGCgtgaccgccaccgccaccgcgaccGCCTCGTCCAACACCGAGCTGCTGGCCGTCGCGGCGGCCGCCGAGTCCGAGGTGGGGAGCACCGGCGCCAACGcgggctcctccgccgcccgggCCGCGTTCGACCTCAACATCCCGGCCGTGCCGGAGTTCGTGTGGCGCCCGTGCGCCAAGGGCAACAAGATGATgtgggaggacgaggaggaggtgcaGAGCCCGCTCGCCTTCAAGAAGCCACGCCTCCTCACCGCGTGA